A stretch of DNA from Methylobacterium sp. CB376:
GCCATCGGTTGGCCGCCCTTACCGAGCCCTCCCGTCGATCCGACGTCTCCCGCTCAGCGCGGCTCCGTCGCGCGCTCCGAGTAATCCGTCAGTCTCGGACGGCCGCGCCGCCCCTGGCGCCGATGGCGCCCGTCCGGACGGGACCTTACGGCTTCGTCACGAGCGGGCACCTGCTCTTGGAGAGGGGCTGGAAGGCTTCGTCGCCCGGAATCGTGGCCAGCACCTTGTAGTAGTCCCACGGAGCCTTGGACTCGCCCGGCTTCTTCACCTGGACCAGGTACATGTCGTGCACCATGCGCCCGTCGGCGCGGACCTTGCCGCTCTCCGTGAACATGTCCGCGATCGGAAGCTCCTTCATCTTGGCGGCGACGGCCTTGCCTGCATCCGTGCCGGCGGCCTCGACCGCTTTCAGGTAGTTGGTGACCGCGGAATACGCGCCCGCCTGAATCTGAGACGGCATCTGCTTCGTGCGCTCGAAGAAGCGTTTCGACCAAGCGCGCGTCTCTGGCGTGCGGTCCCAATAGAACCCGGTGACGAAGGTGAGATTCTGCGCCTCCTGCAGGCCGAGCGAATGGACGTCTTGGATGTACATCAGGAGCGGCACCACGCTTTGAGTCGTGGTCAGCCCGAACTCGCGCGCTGCTTTGATGGAGTTCACCGTGTCCGAGCTGGCATTGCCCAGCGCGATCACGTCCGCCTTCGAGGCCTGGGCCTGCAGCAGAAACGACGAGAAATCAGGGGAATTGAGCGGGTGAAAGACTGTGCCGACGAGCTTCGCGCCCGCCTCTTCGGTAAACTCCTTGAGCGCGCCGGCCACCCCTTTGCCGTAGGCGTAGTCGGCGGCGAGAACGAACCACTTCTTCTTCCCGAGTTCGCTCATCGACTTCACGACGCCATGCGCTGCCGAATACGTGTCGTAAACGTAGTGGATCGAATTGGGCGTGCAATTCTCGTTCGTCATGATCAACGAGGCGGTGCCCGTCATCAGGGTCAGCCGATTTCGTTCTACGGCCAAATTGTTGACGGCGAGTGCCACGGACGTGTTGTTGAGGTCGACGACGGCATCAACCCCCTCGCGGTCGAACCAGTTGCGAGCGATGCCCGCGCCGGTGTCCGCCTTGTGCTGATGATCGGCCGATACGATCTCGATAGGCCTGCCGAGAACCTTGCCGCCGAAGTCTTCGACAGCCATGCGGGTCGCCTCGACTGAGCCCTTCCCGCCCACGTCGGCATACGGACCGGACATGTCGGTAAGGACGCCAATCACGACCTTGCCGTCTG
This window harbors:
- a CDS encoding ABC transporter substrate-binding protein — protein: MKTAGLVASALCLALNPLASAPALAADLTDGKVVIGVLTDMSGPYADVGGKGSVEATRMAVEDFGGKVLGRPIEIVSADHQHKADTGAGIARNWFDREGVDAVVDLNNTSVALAVNNLAVERNRLTLMTGTASLIMTNENCTPNSIHYVYDTYSAAHGVVKSMSELGKKKWFVLAADYAYGKGVAGALKEFTEEAGAKLVGTVFHPLNSPDFSSFLLQAQASKADVIALGNASSDTVNSIKAAREFGLTTTQSVVPLLMYIQDVHSLGLQEAQNLTFVTGFYWDRTPETRAWSKRFFERTKQMPSQIQAGAYSAVTNYLKAVEAAGTDAGKAVAAKMKELPIADMFTESGKVRADGRMVHDMYLVQVKKPGESKAPWDYYKVLATIPGDEAFQPLSKSRCPLVTKP